The following are from one region of the Vibrio rarus genome:
- the zipA gene encoding cell division protein ZipA encodes MQELRIVLIVVGVLAIAGLLIHGLWTNKREQNGRFSDKPLSKLADGPISESESDPSINAPKTAVPAEDDFDVVKVGQKQDKKEPIFSGFDEDIGDPLLETAQDDKFSKQHAAESKPSVTVYPDELPTITISSDAYSKHEEEPSSVFISKEPSAPIAPVAEDIPLSIQVQEEQEIDEPVVVTEPEPVKEPEMEVLVLHVKAAHNQIYVGSDLFPSMERNGLLFGPMDIYHRHADISGTGKVLFSVANMLQPGTLQHDDPDTFTTEGISFFMTLPSYGDPEQNFKIMLYTAQMIADDLGGHVLDDKHALMTRNRIDAFKRQIQQFVHRQKANEVSTI; translated from the coding sequence ATGCAGGAATTGCGAATCGTATTGATAGTGGTAGGTGTTCTAGCCATTGCGGGCCTACTTATCCATGGTTTATGGACGAATAAACGAGAACAAAATGGCCGATTTTCGGATAAGCCACTGAGCAAACTCGCTGATGGTCCTATATCAGAGTCTGAAAGCGACCCATCAATAAATGCTCCTAAAACGGCAGTGCCTGCTGAAGATGACTTTGACGTGGTTAAAGTGGGTCAAAAACAGGATAAAAAAGAGCCGATTTTTTCTGGCTTTGATGAGGACATTGGTGATCCGTTATTAGAAACGGCTCAAGACGATAAATTCAGTAAGCAACACGCGGCAGAAAGCAAACCGTCGGTGACTGTGTATCCGGATGAACTGCCAACCATTACCATCAGCTCCGATGCCTACTCTAAGCATGAAGAAGAACCGTCAAGTGTCTTTATCAGTAAAGAGCCGTCAGCGCCCATTGCTCCTGTGGCCGAAGATATTCCACTGTCGATACAGGTGCAAGAAGAACAAGAGATTGATGAGCCAGTGGTCGTTACTGAGCCTGAGCCAGTAAAAGAGCCAGAAATGGAAGTGTTAGTGCTGCATGTAAAAGCGGCACACAATCAAATTTATGTTGGCAGTGATCTCTTCCCTAGTATGGAGCGAAACGGCTTACTCTTTGGACCTATGGATATTTATCATCGCCATGCGGATATCTCGGGCACAGGTAAAGTATTGTTTAGTGTCGCTAATATGCTCCAGCCGGGCACATTACAACATGATGACCCAGACACCTTTACCACTGAAGGTATCTCCTTTTTCATGACCTTGCCAAGTTATGGGGATCCAGAACAAAACTTTAAAATTATGCTGTATACCGCACAGATGATTGCCGATGATCTAGGTGGACATGTACTTGACGATAAACATGCCTTAATGACACGTAATCGTATTGATGCATTCAAGCGCCAAATTCAACAGTTTGTTCATCGCCAAAAAGCCAATGAAGTCAGCACTATCTAG